The following coding sequences lie in one Arabidopsis thaliana chromosome 3, partial sequence genomic window:
- a CDS encoding Nuclear transport factor 2 (NTF2) family protein with RNA binding (RRM-RBD-RNP motifs) domain-containing protein (Nuclear transport factor 2 (NTF2) family protein with RNA binding (RRM-RBD-RNP motifs) domain; FUNCTIONS IN: RNA binding, nucleotide binding, nucleic acid binding; INVOLVED IN: transport, nucleocytoplasmic transport; LOCATED IN: intracellular; EXPRESSED IN: 23 plant structures; EXPRESSED DURING: 13 growth stages; CONTAINS InterPro DOMAIN/s: Nuclear transport factor 2 (InterPro:IPR002075), RNA recognition motif, RNP-1 (InterPro:IPR000504), Nuclear transport factor 2, Eukaryote (InterPro:IPR018222), Nucleotide-binding, alpha-beta plait (InterPro:IPR012677); BEST Arabidopsis thaliana protein match is: Nuclear transport factor 2 (NTF2) family protein with RNA binding (RRM-RBD-RNP motifs) domain (TAIR:AT5G60980.2); Has 9967 Blast hits to 7037 proteins in 656 species: Archae - 4; Bacteria - 1804; Metazoa - 3861; Fungi - 1343; Plants - 1672; Viruses - 20; Other Eukaryotes - 1263 (source: NCBI BLink).) yields the protein MAMLGAQQVPAAACTPDMVGNAFVPQYYHILHQSPEHVHRFYQEISKLGRPEENGLMSITSTLQAIDKKIMALGYGVISAEIATVDTQESHGGGYIVLVTGYLTGKDSVRRTFSQTFFLAPQETGYFVLNDMFRFIDEGTVVHGNQIPVNNVQAPVNTYQDTAAAKEIPDDFVQEKYVQENHAVKQTEVLSKSINEPEKVFTPSEDEQVSAAEEALVTETVNEAPIEVQKVGESDSRTGEIPKRSYASIVKVMKENAAPMSASRTPTKVEPKKQEDQAIHIPLPTPLSEKSDSGANVAVNENNQENERALGPSIYLKGLPLDATPALLENEFQKFGLIRTNGIQVRSQKGFCFGFVEFESASSMQSAIEASPVMLNGHKVVVEEKRSTARGNYRGRSTFGVNTGYRNEGGRGRGSFGGGRGGYGRTDFNGYGNNRGNNRGGYANRANGDGGGFPRANGNNGRVRRGGGNDANRATKPVDDAPRVSVAA from the exons ATGGCGATGTTAGGTGCACAGCAAGTTCCAGCAGCAGCTTGTACTCCAGATATG GTTGGGAATGCTTTTGTGCCCCAGTATTATCACATATTGCATCAATCACCTGAGCATGTTCACAGATTTTACCAAGAGATTAGCAAGTTAGGTCGTCCTGAAGAGAATGGTTTAATGAGCATCACTTCTACCTTGCAA GCTATTGACAAGAAGATAATGGCGCTTGGTTACGGTGTAATCAGTGCAGAGATAGCTACTGTGGACACACAAGAATCTCATGGAGGTGGTTATATTGTACTGGTGACTGGGTATTTGACGGGAAAAGACAGTGTCAGGAGGACGTTTAGTCAGACCTTCTTCCTTGCTCCACAGGAGACAGGATACTTTGTCTTGAATGATATGTTTCGATTCATTGATGAAGGCACTGTCGTACATGGAAATCAGATTCCAGTGAACAACGTCCAAGCTCCTGTCAACACTTACCAGG ACACAGCTGCTGCGAAGGAAATTCCAGATGACTTTGTTCAGGAGAAATATGTCCAAGAGAATCATGCTGTTAAGCAAACCGAGGTGTTGTCCAAGAGCATTAATGAGCCTGAAAAAGTGTTCACGCCCTCTGAAGATGAACAAGTATCAGCTGCAGAAGAAGCTCTGGTGACTGAAACAGTTAATGAAGCACCAATTGAAGTGCAAAAGGTTGGAGAATCTGATTCTAGGACTGGCGAAATTCCAAAGAGATCTTATGCATCAATT GTGAAGGTTATGAAAGAAAATGCTGCACCAATGTCTGCTTCGAGAACTCCAACAAAGGTGGaaccaaagaaacaagaagatcaAGCCATTCATATCCCTCTACCAACACCATTGTCTGAGAAATCAGATTCAGGAGCAAATGTTGCTGTAAATGAGAACAATCAAGAGAATGAAAGAG CTCTAGGTCCATCCATCTATCTAAAGGGTTTACCCCTTGATGCAACACCTGCCTTGCTTGAGAATGAGTTCCAGAAATTTGGACTTATTAGGACCAATGGAATTCAAGTGAGAAGCCAGAAG GgattctgttttggttttgttgagtTTGAATCCGCAAGTTCCATGCAAAGCGCTATCGAG GCATCACCTGTCATGCTCAATGGACACAAAGTTGTTGTGGAGGAAAAGCGATCTACCGCAAGAG GGAACTATAGAGGACGTTCGACGTTTGGTGTAAACACAGGCTACAGAAACGAAGGAGGAAGGGGTCGTGGGAGCTTTGGAGGTGGAAGAGGAGGATATGGCCGGACCGATTTCAACGGATATGGTAATAACAGGGGAAACAATAGAGGCGGATACGCAAACCGAGCaaatggtgatggtggtgggtTCCCGAGGGCCAATGGTAACAATGGACGAGTAAGACGTGGTGGCGGAAATGATGCTAACAGAGCTACGAAACCCGTGGATGATGCTCCCCGTGTGTCTGTTGCTGCGTAA
- the RALFL25 gene encoding ralf-like 25 (ralf-like 25 (RALFL25); CONTAINS InterPro DOMAIN/s: Rapid ALkalinization Factor (InterPro:IPR008801); BEST Arabidopsis thaliana protein match is: ralf-like 26 (TAIR:AT3G25170.1); Has 33 Blast hits to 33 proteins in 5 species: Archae - 0; Bacteria - 0; Metazoa - 0; Fungi - 0; Plants - 33; Viruses - 0; Other Eukaryotes - 0 (source: NCBI BLink).): MKTFMIILLVICSILIVGRVEANDNKRKYLLLDPCLRPNAPPGCHRQPYKPRTPVNVYSRGCTTINRCRRVQNP; this comes from the coding sequence agacatTTATGATAATCTTGTTGGTGATTTGTAGCATCTTGATTGTAGGACGAGTTGAGGCTAACgataacaagagaaaatatCTACTACTCGATCCATGCTTGCGTCCTAATGCTCCACCAGGATGTCATCGTCAGCCATATAAACCCCGTACTCCGGTTAACGTATATAGTCGTGGTTGCACCACAATCAACCGATGCCGCCGAGTGCAGAATCCGTGA
- a CDS encoding ER lumen protein retaining receptor family protein (ER lumen protein retaining receptor family protein; FUNCTIONS IN: ER retention sequence binding, receptor activity; INVOLVED IN: protein retention in ER lumen, protein transport; LOCATED IN: integral to membrane; EXPRESSED IN: 21 plant structures; EXPRESSED DURING: 12 growth stages; CONTAINS InterPro DOMAIN/s: ER lumen protein retaining receptor (InterPro:IPR000133); BEST Arabidopsis thaliana protein match is: ER lumen protein retaining receptor family protein (TAIR:AT4G38790.1); Has 889 Blast hits to 889 proteins in 227 species: Archae - 0; Bacteria - 0; Metazoa - 314; Fungi - 182; Plants - 232; Viruses - 0; Other Eukaryotes - 161 (source: NCBI BLink).): protein MGKRRGVSAVNVVFGWLRQQSNKVKIALGIIISLILVVLLKFTVRNHNHFFIASELIHAAGILILIYKLTRQKTCSGLSLKSQEVTAIFLAVRLICSINMEGDIHTVLDFATLVSTLWVIYMIRYKLKASYIKSLDTCYNYYVLVPSAILALIINPSTSYSYFHRILWAFCVYTESVSVLPQLRLMQNAQIIEPFTAHYVFALGIARFLACAHWIIQVVETRGHYLWLLGAGYFWFPVALLAEIVQTFILADFCYYYVKSVMEGQLVLKMPV, encoded by the exons ATGGGGAAGAGAAGAGGTGTCTCCGCCGTGAACGTTGTTTTCGGGTGGCTGCGACAACAATCGAACAAGGTTAAAATAGCTTTAGGAATTATCATCTCTTTGATCCTCGTCGTTCTTCTGAAATTCACCGTTAGGAATCACAATCACTTTTTCATCGCCTCCGAGCTCATCCACGCCGCCGGAATCTTGATCCTCATCTACAAACTCACTCGCCAAAAGACTTGCTCCG GTCTTTCTTTAAAATCTCAAGAAGTGACAGCAATATTTCTAGCGGTGAGATTGATATGCAGCATAAACATGGAAGGTGATATCCATACAGTTCTCGATTTCGCCACCTTGGTTTCGACTCTATGGGTCATTTATATGATTCGATACAAGCTGAAAGCATCTTATATAAAGTCTCTCGACACTTGCTACAATTACTATGTG CTTGTACCATCTGCTATCCTTGCGTTGATTATTAACCCGAGTACGAGTTATTCTTACTTCCACCGTATATTGTGGGCGTTTTGCGTCTACACAGAATCTGTCTCTGTTCTACCTCAACTTCGATTAATGCAAAATGCTCAG ATCATAGAGCCTTTCACAGCTCATTATGTGTTTGCACTCGGAATAGCTAGATTCCTGGCATGCGCTCATTGGATTATCCAG GTCGTTGAGACTCGTGGACATTACCTATGGCTACTCGGGGCTGGTTACTTCTGGTTTCCGGTGGCTCTACTAGCCGAGATCGTTCAAACTTTCATCCTCGCCGACTTTTGCTACTACTATGTCAAAAG TGTTATGGAGGGTCAGCTTGTACTGAAGATGCCGGTTTAA
- a CDS encoding Nuclear transport factor 2 (NTF2) family protein with RNA binding (RRM-RBD-RNP motifs) domain-containing protein (Nuclear transport factor 2 (NTF2) family protein with RNA binding (RRM-RBD-RNP motifs) domain; FUNCTIONS IN: RNA binding, nucleotide binding, nucleic acid binding; INVOLVED IN: transport, nucleocytoplasmic transport; LOCATED IN: intracellular; EXPRESSED IN: 23 plant structures; EXPRESSED DURING: 13 growth stages; CONTAINS InterPro DOMAIN/s: Nuclear transport factor 2 (InterPro:IPR002075), Nuclear transport factor 2, Eukaryote (InterPro:IPR018222), RNA recognition motif, RNP-1 (InterPro:IPR000504), Nucleotide-binding, alpha-beta plait (InterPro:IPR012677); BEST Arabidopsis thaliana protein match is: Nuclear transport factor 2 (NTF2) family protein with RNA binding (RRM-RBD-RNP motifs) domain (TAIR:AT5G60980.2).) has protein sequence MNFSVLLYINSKATFFSSSSIFLFSRRSLFFSRFSCKTLTSAIAKEAFLRSSLRNFPVNRQLRLFQFLDRFFITSICAYLLRESSSHLAFELDTDTHTAMAMLGAQQVPAAACTPDMVGNAFVPQYYHILHQSPEHVHRFYQEISKLGRPEENGLMSITSTLQAIDKKIMALGYGVISAEIATVDTQESHGGGYIVLVTGYLTGKDSVRRTFSQTFFLAPQETGYFVLNDMFRFIDEGTVVHGNQIPVNNVQAPVNTYQDTAAAKEIPDDFVQEKYVQENHAVKQTEVLSKSINEPEKVFTPSEDEQVSAAEEALVTETVNEAPIEVQKVGESDSRTGEIPKRSYASIVKVMKENAAPMSASRTPTKVEPKKQEDQAIHIPLPTPLSEKSDSGANVAVNENNQENERALGPSIYLKGLPLDATPALLENEFQKFGLIRTNGIQVRSQKGFCFGFVEFESASSMQSAIEASPVMLNGHKVVVEEKRSTARGNYRGRSTFGVNTGYRNEGGRGRGSFGGGRGGYGRTDFNGYGNNRGNNRGGYANRANGDGGGFPRANGNNGRVRRGGGNDANRATKPVDDAPRVSVAA, from the exons ATGAATTTCTCTGTATTACTTT ATATAAACTCTAAAgccacttttttttcttcttcttccatttttttgttctcacgtcgctctctctttttttcgaGATTCAGCTGTAAAACCCTAACTAGCGCCATAGCCAAGGAAGCTTTCCTCAGATCGTCTCTCCGAAATTTTCCGGTTAATCGTCAGTTAAG ACTGTTCCAGTTCTTAGATCGGTTCTTCATAACTTCGATTTGTGCTTATCTTCTTCGCGAATCTTCGTCGCATTTGGCGTTTGAATTGGATACTGATACTCATACT GCTATGGCGATGTTAGGTGCACAGCAAGTTCCAGCAGCAGCTTGTACTCCAGATATG GTTGGGAATGCTTTTGTGCCCCAGTATTATCACATATTGCATCAATCACCTGAGCATGTTCACAGATTTTACCAAGAGATTAGCAAGTTAGGTCGTCCTGAAGAGAATGGTTTAATGAGCATCACTTCTACCTTGCAA GCTATTGACAAGAAGATAATGGCGCTTGGTTACGGTGTAATCAGTGCAGAGATAGCTACTGTGGACACACAAGAATCTCATGGAGGTGGTTATATTGTACTGGTGACTGGGTATTTGACGGGAAAAGACAGTGTCAGGAGGACGTTTAGTCAGACCTTCTTCCTTGCTCCACAGGAGACAGGATACTTTGTCTTGAATGATATGTTTCGATTCATTGATGAAGGCACTGTCGTACATGGAAATCAGATTCCAGTGAACAACGTCCAAGCTCCTGTCAACACTTACCAGG ACACAGCTGCTGCGAAGGAAATTCCAGATGACTTTGTTCAGGAGAAATATGTCCAAGAGAATCATGCTGTTAAGCAAACCGAGGTGTTGTCCAAGAGCATTAATGAGCCTGAAAAAGTGTTCACGCCCTCTGAAGATGAACAAGTATCAGCTGCAGAAGAAGCTCTGGTGACTGAAACAGTTAATGAAGCACCAATTGAAGTGCAAAAGGTTGGAGAATCTGATTCTAGGACTGGCGAAATTCCAAAGAGATCTTATGCATCAATT GTGAAGGTTATGAAAGAAAATGCTGCACCAATGTCTGCTTCGAGAACTCCAACAAAGGTGGaaccaaagaaacaagaagatcaAGCCATTCATATCCCTCTACCAACACCATTGTCTGAGAAATCAGATTCAGGAGCAAATGTTGCTGTAAATGAGAACAATCAAGAGAATGAAAGAG CTCTAGGTCCATCCATCTATCTAAAGGGTTTACCCCTTGATGCAACACCTGCCTTGCTTGAGAATGAGTTCCAGAAATTTGGACTTATTAGGACCAATGGAATTCAAGTGAGAAGCCAGAAG GgattctgttttggttttgttgagtTTGAATCCGCAAGTTCCATGCAAAGCGCTATCGAG GCATCACCTGTCATGCTCAATGGACACAAAGTTGTTGTGGAGGAAAAGCGATCTACCGCAAGAG GGAACTATAGAGGACGTTCGACGTTTGGTGTAAACACAGGCTACAGAAACGAAGGAGGAAGGGGTCGTGGGAGCTTTGGAGGTGGAAGAGGAGGATATGGCCGGACCGATTTCAACGGATATGGTAATAACAGGGGAAACAATAGAGGCGGATACGCAAACCGAGCaaatggtgatggtggtgggtTCCCGAGGGCCAATGGTAACAATGGACGAGTAAGACGTGGTGGCGGAAATGATGCTAACAGAGCTACGAAACCCGTGGATGATGCTCCCCGTGTGTCTGTTGCTGCGTAA